One Kutzneria kofuensis DNA window includes the following coding sequences:
- a CDS encoding arabinofuranosidase catalytic domain-containing protein, with amino-acid sequence MWSRIAMVLAVLLAAVTWSAPASAAATGPCDIYAAGGTPCVAAHSTVRALYGSYSGSLYQVRRSSDNTTKDIGVLSPGGTADAAAQDAFCAGTSCVITVLYDQSGHGNDMWYQGSSAVPGSSQSRPASATTESLTVGGSKAYSLYINPGNSYWRDGHLTGIPTGTAPEGMYMVTSGTHVNGGCCFDYGNSETTRKADAAGAMDAINFSTSCWFGGCSGTGPWVQADLEWGLYPGGSQQWNPNQRAFTNKYVTAMLKNNGTSRFALKGSNAQAGSLTTLWDGSLPPGYSPMKKQGAIVLGSGGDCCKPGGGANLSAGTFYEGAMVSGYPSDATENAVQANIVAAGFGSGGGSTGSTGPVHAVGAGKCLDVNGRSTTPGTQLQIWDCNGGTNQTWTRTASGQLTVYSGSDTRCMAASNDQTTSGTAVVISTCGSGTGQQWHFNDDGTITGVQSGLCLDVNGASTANGAKVQLWTCNHGSNQQWTLG; translated from the coding sequence ATGTGGTCTCGAATCGCGATGGTGCTCGCGGTGCTACTGGCCGCGGTGACGTGGTCGGCGCCGGCATCGGCGGCCGCCACCGGCCCCTGTGACATCTACGCCGCCGGCGGCACGCCGTGCGTCGCCGCCCACAGCACGGTGCGCGCGCTCTACGGCTCGTACTCCGGCAGCCTCTACCAGGTCCGGCGCTCGTCGGACAACACGACGAAGGACATCGGCGTGCTGTCACCGGGCGGCACTGCCGACGCCGCCGCCCAGGATGCCTTCTGCGCCGGCACCTCCTGCGTCATCACCGTGCTCTACGACCAGTCCGGGCACGGCAACGACATGTGGTACCAGGGTTCGAGCGCGGTTCCCGGGTCGAGCCAGAGCCGACCGGCCAGCGCCACGACGGAGTCGCTGACGGTCGGCGGCAGCAAGGCGTACTCGCTCTACATCAATCCCGGCAACAGTTACTGGCGTGACGGGCACCTCACCGGCATTCCCACCGGAACCGCGCCCGAGGGCATGTACATGGTCACCAGCGGCACGCATGTCAACGGCGGGTGCTGTTTCGACTACGGCAACAGCGAAACCACCAGGAAAGCCGACGCGGCGGGCGCGATGGACGCCATCAACTTCAGCACCTCGTGCTGGTTCGGCGGATGCAGCGGAACCGGCCCCTGGGTCCAGGCCGACCTGGAATGGGGGCTCTACCCGGGCGGCAGCCAGCAGTGGAACCCCAACCAGCGGGCCTTCACCAACAAGTACGTCACGGCGATGCTGAAGAACAACGGGACGTCCCGCTTCGCCCTCAAGGGCAGCAACGCGCAGGCCGGCAGCCTGACGACGCTCTGGGACGGCTCACTGCCGCCCGGCTACAGCCCCATGAAGAAGCAGGGGGCCATCGTGCTGGGCAGCGGCGGGGACTGCTGCAAGCCCGGTGGCGGCGCGAACCTCAGTGCGGGCACCTTCTACGAAGGCGCGATGGTGTCGGGCTACCCGTCCGACGCGACCGAGAACGCGGTGCAGGCCAACATCGTCGCCGCCGGTTTCGGCAGCGGGGGTGGCAGCACCGGCTCCACGGGCCCGGTGCACGCGGTCGGCGCCGGCAAGTGCCTCGACGTCAACGGGCGCAGCACCACGCCGGGCACCCAGCTGCAGATCTGGGACTGCAACGGCGGGACCAACCAGACCTGGACCCGCACCGCGTCCGGACAGCTGACCGTCTACAGCGGCAGCGACACGAGGTGCATGGCCGCGTCCAACGACCAGACCACGTCCGGCACAGCCGTCGTGATCTCGACGTGTGGCAGCGGAACGGGCCAGCAGTGGCACTTCAACGACGACGGCACCATCACCGGCGTCCAATCCGGACTGTGCCTCGACGTCAACGGCGCCTCCACCGCCAACGGCGCCAAGGTCCAGCTCTGGACCTGCAACCACGGCAGCAACCAGCAATGGACGCTCGGCTGA